The following are encoded together in the Streptomyces sp. NBC_01465 genome:
- a CDS encoding antitoxin MazE7, which yields MDDKDTSVKIDTSTRDRFKALAKGRGLTMRDYLAELAEREEHERFLDSATAAFKRAVERPGIAENFDRDFGGLPTADHTTGQAA from the coding sequence GTGGACGACAAAGACACCAGCGTGAAGATCGACACGAGCACAAGGGACCGCTTCAAGGCCCTCGCCAAGGGGCGAGGCCTCACGATGCGCGACTACCTCGCCGAACTCGCCGAACGCGAAGAACACGAGAGGTTCCTCGACTCCGCGACGGCCGCCTTCAAGCGGGCCGTCGAGCGCCCCGGCATCGCTGAGAACTTCGACCGCGACTTCGGCGGACTGCCCACAGCCGACCACACCACGGGCCAGGCGGCCTGA
- a CDS encoding toxin Doc, whose amino-acid sequence MELLIDHRWLLAQQEVLLGKDLTVHDYSIFVGMGARHRVNTPRLGEEPDASWRAAVLVEELVLLRPLPARNEYFAYGVATAYLEASAQPIEAAYELWRDLITDIRALRLDVYDIADRLRSWSI is encoded by the coding sequence GTGGAACTGCTCATCGACCACCGATGGCTTCTGGCTCAGCAGGAAGTACTGCTCGGCAAAGACCTCACCGTGCACGACTACTCGATCTTCGTCGGGATGGGCGCACGCCACCGGGTGAACACCCCGCGCCTGGGCGAGGAACCCGACGCCTCCTGGCGCGCCGCAGTGCTCGTGGAAGAACTCGTCCTGCTACGGCCGCTGCCGGCCCGCAACGAGTACTTCGCCTACGGTGTCGCCACCGCATACCTCGAAGCCTCGGCCCAACCCATCGAGGCCGCCTACGAACTGTGGCGCGACCTCATCACCGACATCCGAGCCCTGCGCCTCGACGTCTACGACATCGCCGACCGGCTCCGGTCCTGGAGCATCTGA
- a CDS encoding glycosyltransferase family 2 protein, whose translation MSLPRIGVVIVTMGTRPRELEALLTSVEKQDAPAARVMLIGNSTPLTDVNVAENVTKVPLEENLGCPGGRNVGLKLLRDSGEVDVVIELDDDGLLIDADVFARVQQLFASEPRLGIVGFRVADEHGHTERRWVPRLRADDPMRRGPVTAFLGGGHAFSMRMLKETGLWAGEFFFGHEESDLAWRALDEGWKILYEPELVLQHPATSPARHAVYYRFTARNRVWLARRRLPWPLIPVYLGVWILLTVARIRSVAGLRAWCGGFVEGLRTSCPPRKAMKWRTVWRMTRLGRPPIF comes from the coding sequence GTGTCGTTGCCGCGTATCGGAGTTGTCATCGTGACCATGGGCACACGCCCGCGGGAACTGGAGGCTCTACTCACTTCGGTGGAGAAGCAGGATGCGCCGGCGGCTCGAGTGATGCTGATCGGCAACTCAACGCCCCTCACGGACGTGAACGTGGCGGAGAACGTGACCAAGGTCCCGCTCGAGGAAAACCTCGGCTGTCCAGGAGGCCGCAACGTCGGCCTGAAGCTGCTGCGCGACTCCGGCGAGGTCGATGTCGTCATCGAGTTGGACGACGACGGTCTGCTCATCGACGCGGACGTATTCGCAAGGGTCCAGCAGCTGTTCGCGTCCGAACCGCGGCTCGGGATTGTCGGATTCAGGGTGGCTGACGAACACGGACACACCGAGCGACGCTGGGTGCCCCGCCTGCGCGCCGACGATCCGATGCGCCGCGGCCCGGTGACCGCGTTCCTCGGTGGAGGCCACGCCTTTTCCATGCGGATGCTCAAGGAAACCGGGCTGTGGGCGGGGGAGTTCTTCTTCGGGCATGAGGAGTCCGACCTGGCGTGGCGAGCGCTGGACGAGGGCTGGAAGATCCTTTACGAACCCGAGCTTGTCCTGCAGCACCCGGCGACGTCCCCAGCTAGGCATGCGGTCTACTACCGCTTCACGGCGCGAAACCGGGTGTGGCTGGCGCGCCGGAGGCTGCCGTGGCCGCTGATTCCCGTCTACCTCGGAGTGTGGATCCTCCTCACCGTGGCGCGTATCCGATCCGTGGCCGGACTGAGAGCGTGGTGCGGCGGCTTCGTTGAGGGTCTGCGGACGTCATGTCCACCGCGCAAGGCGATGAAGTGGCGCACGGTGTGGCGTATGACCCGGCTGGGCCGCCCTCCGATCTTCTGA